Proteins encoded together in one Aminipila butyrica window:
- a CDS encoding DJ-1/PfpI family protein, whose translation MPRRKIGILLFNEVEVMDFAGPFEVFSITENAAATGKAFEVYTIARKKELISTRNGLKIQPDYDFHDAPQFDILIIPGGYGAEEIEIHNQETIDWIKRSFTQVQIMASVCTGAFLLAEAGLLDGRQATTHWMDIDRLEEEYSKVRVIRDVKFVDAFPIITSGGISAGINMSFYIVKKLLGIEIAKITAKRMEYDIDLGN comes from the coding sequence ATGCCACGCAGAAAAATAGGGATACTGCTTTTTAACGAAGTTGAGGTAATGGATTTTGCGGGTCCCTTTGAGGTGTTTTCCATTACAGAAAACGCTGCGGCAACGGGGAAAGCATTCGAGGTGTACACCATAGCCAGAAAAAAAGAGCTAATTAGCACCCGCAATGGATTAAAAATTCAACCAGACTATGACTTTCATGATGCGCCTCAATTTGATATTTTAATTATTCCCGGAGGGTATGGCGCGGAAGAAATAGAAATTCATAACCAAGAGACTATTGATTGGATTAAAAGAAGTTTTACTCAAGTGCAAATAATGGCATCTGTGTGTACTGGTGCATTTTTATTAGCTGAAGCTGGATTACTGGATGGAAGACAAGCAACAACACACTGGATGGATATTGATAGATTAGAAGAGGAATACTCAAAAGTTAGAGTTATACGTGACGTCAAATTTGTTGACGCATTTCCTATCATTACATCGGGGGGAATATCGGCGGGAATAAATATGTCTTTTTATATTGTGAAAAAATTATTAGGTATAGAAATTGCAAAAATCACAGCAAAAAGGATGGAATATGATATTGATTTAGGGAATTAA
- a CDS encoding dimethylarginine dimethylaminohydrolase family protein → MFTKAITKKPCKALIDGISTAQFVAAGEKPEYELSARQHDKYVEILESLGLEVLDLEADERYPDSCFTEDPAVVMERCAVITNPAKDSRNGEKEEILPAIRKFYSDDQIFYIKAPGTMEGGDVMRTGDHFYVGLSDRTNAEGARQFNEIVTKFGYTSSTVPVTEGLHLKDFAIYLENNNMLVTETVDKLEAFKDFNRFIIDPDELYAINSLYINGTVLVPEGYPKTLKIIEDLGYPVKLVDTSEFRKIDGSLTCLSLRF, encoded by the coding sequence ATGTTTACAAAAGCTATTACCAAAAAACCTTGCAAAGCATTAATCGACGGAATATCCACAGCTCAGTTCGTAGCAGCAGGAGAAAAGCCAGAGTACGAATTATCCGCCAGACAGCATGATAAATACGTTGAGATTCTTGAATCTCTTGGACTAGAAGTTTTAGATTTAGAAGCAGATGAGCGTTACCCTGACTCATGCTTTACAGAAGACCCAGCCGTTGTTATGGAGCGTTGTGCAGTGATCACAAACCCTGCAAAAGACTCCCGCAATGGCGAAAAGGAAGAAATCCTTCCAGCGATTCGTAAGTTCTACTCGGATGACCAGATTTTTTACATCAAAGCTCCAGGAACAATGGAGGGCGGTGATGTAATGCGTACAGGAGATCACTTCTACGTCGGTCTAAGCGACAGAACAAACGCAGAAGGCGCCCGCCAGTTCAACGAAATAGTTACAAAGTTTGGATACACTTCATCCACAGTACCTGTAACAGAAGGCCTTCATCTAAAGGATTTCGCAATCTACCTTGAAAACAACAATATGCTTGTTACAGAAACCGTTGACAAGCTAGAAGCTTTCAAAGACTTTAATCGCTTCATTATAGACCCTGACGAACTTTACGCAATCAACAGCCTGTACATTAACGGTACAGTTCTTGTTCCTGAAGGATATCCTAAGACTCTTAAAATCATCGAGGACCTAGGCTACCCGGTAAAGCTAGTTGATACAAGTGAGTTCAGGAAAATAGACGGCAGCCTCACTTGCTTGTCACTAAGATTCTAA
- a CDS encoding MFS transporter — translation MENNKSSKWWIFTITSMANLAASFSINSLNLALPTIAKDFGVSQGAVSWLALVYSLIPCCTLLICGKMADLFGYKRQYLVGFSFFAIASMLAPIFSYNLLTLIILRALQGFGYSMLISITQATISKTFEDNERGKALGVNAVFVSVGLASGPTIGGLLLAHFSWYSIFYFCIPFCIIGLIATLIVMPEDTNKEAGKRQIDWLGGLYFAIAIGTLAIGLNFSDEWGWISTPFSICVVIFAVSFSLFIWREKTAEAPLMPLQLFKNRTFSRANVTCALSYTTQQLTTYLFPFFLINILLLKSDKSGLILLASPVVMMIASPLGGSLSDKYGTRLPAVVGLSLIALNCVLVGFFSENVSLLFVILVLGLLGAGNGLSVSAINSAILSSAPKDYSGVASGMLATMRNIGQTLGTALGSVMLITREAHYEQVTGSDKSTIYLLAQRDTFFIGFVLALLGILLIMQIPNKKISKN, via the coding sequence ATGGAAAATAATAAATCGAGTAAATGGTGGATATTCACTATCACTAGTATGGCGAATTTAGCTGCATCTTTTTCGATTAACAGTCTGAATCTGGCGCTGCCAACCATTGCTAAAGACTTCGGGGTGTCCCAAGGGGCAGTTAGCTGGTTGGCTCTTGTCTATTCCCTAATTCCATGTTGTACGTTGTTGATTTGTGGAAAAATGGCGGACTTGTTCGGGTATAAACGACAGTACCTAGTTGGGTTTTCTTTTTTTGCAATAGCCTCTATGTTAGCGCCCATATTTTCCTACAATCTTTTGACCTTAATTATTTTAAGAGCCTTACAGGGCTTTGGTTACAGTATGTTGATTTCTATTACGCAGGCAACCATTTCAAAAACCTTTGAGGATAACGAACGTGGAAAAGCGCTTGGTGTTAATGCGGTCTTTGTGTCAGTAGGACTTGCATCAGGACCAACAATCGGAGGGCTTCTGCTTGCACACTTTTCCTGGTATTCTATTTTTTATTTTTGTATTCCATTCTGCATCATTGGGTTGATAGCAACGCTGATTGTCATGCCGGAAGATACCAATAAAGAGGCTGGAAAGAGGCAGATTGATTGGTTAGGCGGCCTTTATTTTGCAATAGCAATTGGTACACTGGCCATTGGACTAAATTTCAGTGATGAATGGGGGTGGATATCCACTCCATTTTCAATATGTGTTGTAATATTTGCTGTATCCTTTAGTTTGTTTATATGGAGAGAAAAAACAGCTGAGGCACCATTAATGCCCTTACAGCTATTTAAGAATAGAACCTTTTCAAGAGCAAATGTGACCTGTGCTTTATCTTATACGACACAGCAGCTGACTACATATCTTTTTCCTTTTTTCCTAATCAATATTTTATTATTAAAATCAGATAAATCAGGTTTGATTTTATTGGCGTCGCCTGTGGTCATGATGATTGCATCCCCTTTAGGTGGAAGTCTTTCCGATAAATATGGAACACGTCTACCAGCGGTTGTTGGACTTTCTTTAATCGCCTTAAACTGTGTTTTGGTGGGATTTTTTAGCGAAAACGTAAGCCTACTCTTTGTTATCCTTGTATTGGGGTTGTTGGGTGCGGGAAATGGCTTAAGTGTATCAGCCATCAATTCAGCAATTCTCAGTTCTGCCCCAAAAGATTATTCTGGAGTTGCTTCTGGAATGTTAGCAACCATGAGGAATATCGGTCAAACACTAGGTACGGCTCTTGGCAGTGTCATGCTAATTACAAGGGAGGCCCATTATGAACAAGTAACTGGATCCGATAAAAGTACAATATATTTATTGGCACAAAGAGATACTTTTTTTATTGGGTTTGTACTTGCTCTTTTAGGCATATTACTTATTATGCAAATACCTAACAAGAAGATAAGTAAAAATTAA
- a CDS encoding DUF6933 domain-containing protein has product MGRRKIIILVNDASRYNVILYGLKAKELKNIKELIISAIRQTLLSDGVNPEMIDAYLKMQERSCFLKHKTGLRWPD; this is encoded by the coding sequence GTGGGCAGAAGAAAAATCATTATTCTGGTAAATGATGCTAGCCGATATAATGTTATTCTCTATGGGTTGAAAGCAAAAGAACTGAAAAATATAAAAGAATTAATTATATCTGCGATTCGGCAAACTCTTTTGAGTGATGGGGTGAATCCAGAAATGATAGATGCGTATCTAAAAATGCAGGAGAGGTCCTGTTTTCTAAAACACAAAACAGGACTACGATGGCCAGATTAA
- a CDS encoding LysR family transcriptional regulator, producing MSLSQYEAFVKAVETGTMTQAAEELGYTQSGLTRALNTLEEQWNVKLLTRGRNGVQLTTEGQLLLPYIRTLLHDQRRLSERVGEINGLREGLIRIGTFNSVSAQWLPGIIKRFQHDYPGIRFELLHGTDTQIVSWIADGRVDVGFVAYPTLPELESEFLYRDPIVAIFSEDDPYSRMEKLNISELPKLPYIALNEGVEDEITAILEKNRTNLDACFVESNDHAVIAMVEKGLGISLMSVMMIQGFDRRIVAIPLDPQGYRDLGIACRSRHLLSGAASRFYEYARRWIAEEYKSIEL from the coding sequence ATGAGTCTCTCACAATACGAGGCATTTGTCAAAGCTGTCGAGACTGGAACAATGACTCAGGCAGCGGAGGAGCTTGGCTACACACAATCAGGACTTACTAGAGCATTAAATACATTAGAGGAGCAATGGAATGTAAAACTATTAACTAGAGGACGAAATGGTGTACAACTTACTACAGAAGGGCAACTGCTGTTGCCATATATAAGAACGCTCCTTCATGACCAACGTAGACTTTCCGAGCGAGTCGGAGAGATCAATGGCCTTCGTGAAGGTCTTATTAGAATTGGAACATTTAACAGTGTCTCTGCACAGTGGCTCCCTGGGATTATAAAGAGATTTCAACATGATTACCCTGGAATCAGATTCGAACTGTTGCATGGAACAGATACTCAGATTGTCAGTTGGATAGCTGATGGACGAGTGGATGTGGGTTTTGTTGCATACCCAACTTTACCGGAACTTGAGTCCGAATTCCTGTACCGTGACCCCATCGTAGCCATTTTTTCTGAAGATGATCCCTATTCTAGAATGGAAAAACTCAACATTTCCGAGCTGCCAAAGCTGCCGTACATTGCACTCAACGAGGGGGTAGAGGATGAGATTACAGCTATTCTGGAGAAAAACAGGACGAACCTAGACGCATGTTTCGTAGAAAGCAACGATCACGCCGTAATCGCCATGGTAGAGAAAGGGCTGGGCATTAGTCTTATGTCTGTCATGATGATACAGGGCTTTGACCGACGAATTGTGGCGATTCCTCTGGACCCTCAGGGCTATCGCGACCTTGGAATCGCTTGCCGCAGCCGTCACCTTCTGTCTGGCGCAGCATCAAGGTTTTACGAGTATGCACGTCGCTGGATAGCTGAGGAGTACAAGTCTATCGAACTATGA